One segment of Sander vitreus isolate 19-12246 chromosome 20, sanVit1, whole genome shotgun sequence DNA contains the following:
- the sav1 gene encoding protein salvador homolog 1 isoform X1 yields the protein MLSRKKSKNEASKPAEVHGKYVKKETSPLLRNLMPSFIRHGPTIPRRTEVPLPDMGPSAYPVAPTREPVVSRNKSFLRAPVQRPPHEVARRESHRMSAPPYLPRSQGDLSHEYGGSSQSFLTDVSPMSENGDAARYYYPSEPYYDNQQHQQQHQQRQPRRVPDRFPEDYRYYDHNEHNFQRLPQQHTPPAQSRPPSGIGRIQAKSLGNLSGLGEDLPLPGGWTVDWTIRGRKYYIDHNTNTTHWSHPLEREGLPPGWEKVESAEFGVYYVDHINKRAQYRHPCAPSVPRYDQPPPLPPPVTYQPRPAERNQPVLVPANPYHTAEIPDWLQVYARAPLKYDHILKWELFQLADLDTYQGMLKLLFMKELEHIVKSYEAYRQALLSEVEARKQRQQWYAQQPNKNFIGNV from the exons ATGCTCTCacgaaagaaaagtaaaaacgAAGCGTCGAAACCAGCCGAGGTACACGGGAAATATGTGAAGAAGGAAACGTCGCCGCTCCTGAGAA ATCTTATGCCTTCATTCATCCGTCATGGACCCACTATTCCCAGACGCACAGAGGTCCCTCTGCCAGATATGGGGCCCTCTGCCTACCCTGTGGCACCCACCCGGGAGCCAGTGGTGTCCCGCAACAAGAGCTTTCTCCGTGCCCCTGTTCAGAGGCCTCCTCATGAGGTGGCCCGCAGAGAGAGCCACCGCATGTCAGCACCTCCATACCTGCCTCGCAGCCAGGGAGACCTGTCTCACGAGTACGGAGGCTCCTCACAGTCCTTCCTCACAGACGTGAGCCCCATGTCTGAGAATGGAGATGCTGCCCGATATTACTACCCCTCTGAACCTTATTATGACAACCAGCAGCACCAACAGCAGCATCAGCAACGCCAGCCCAGGAGGGTCCCGGACCGCTTTCCTGAGGACTATAGATACTATGATCACAATGAACACAACTTCCAAAGACTTCCACAACAGCACACTCCTCCAGCTCAAAGCAGACCTCCTTCAG gCATAGGTCGAATACAGGCCAAGTCCCTTGGGAACCTCTCCGGTCTCGGAGAGGACCTCCCACTTCCGGGCGGCTGGACCGTTGACTGGACCATCCGTGGCAGGAAGTACTACATTGACCACAACACGAACACTACACACTGGAGCCACCCTCTGGAGAGGGAAGGGCTCCCTCCGGGCTGGGAAAAGGTGGAGTCGGCTGAGTTTGGGGTCTACTATGTGGATCACATCAACAAGAGGGCACAGTATCGACACCCCTGTGCTCCGAG TGTGCCTCGCTATGATCAGCCTCCACCATTACCGCCTCCTGTGACCTATCAGCCACGCCCTGCAGAGAGGAACCAGCCGGTGCTGGTGCCAGCTAACCCGTACCACACAGCAGAGATCCCAGACTGGCTGCAGGTGTACGCCCGTGCCCCACTCAA GTATGACCACATCTTAAAGTGGGAGTTGTTCCAGCTGGCAGACTTGGACACGTATCAGGGAATGCTGAAGCTGCTCTTCATGAAGGAGCTGGAACACATCGTCAAATCCTACGAGGCGTACCGGCAGGCGCTGCTGTCTGAGGTGGAGGCTCGCAAACAGCGGCAGCAGTGGTACGCCCAGCAGCCCAACAAGAACTTCATTGGGAACGTGTGA
- the atl1 gene encoding atlastin-1 isoform X2, with translation MAKHRKDRDSWGSLSDKNVYDWSSEEEEPDGRARPVQVLLVKDDHTFELDEAALSRILLAEEVRDREVVAISVAGAFRKGKSFLMDFMLRYMYNHASEGWLGEADEPLTGFSWRGGSERETTGIQIWSEVFLVDKPDGKKVAVLLMDTQGTFDSQSTLRDSATVFALSTMISSMQVYNISQNVQEDDLQHLQLFTEYGRLAMEETFLKPFQSMIFLVRDWSFPYEFPYGQEGGMKFLEKRLKISENQHEELQNVRKHIHSCFTNISCFLMPHPGLKVATNPHFDGRIIEIDGEFINNLKVLVPWLLSPRNIDVKEINGSEITCRGLLEYFKAYIKIYQGEELPHPKSMLQATAEANNLAAVAAAKDLYNKKMETVCGGDRPFLAPSELQTRHSLIREEALQVFRGVKKMGGEEFSRRYLQQLEGEIDEVFVQYIKHNDSKNIFHAARTPATLFVVIFVMYVAAGITGFVGVDVIASLCNMILGLALITLCTWAYIRYSGEYRELGAVIDQVAGALWDQALYKLYNVAANHRHLYHHAFPGGPQVDKDAEEQDKKRD, from the exons ATGGCGAAACACCGtaaagacagagacagctggG GGTCCCTCagtgataaaaatgtctatGACTGGAgctcagaggaggaggagccagATGGACGGGCCCGGCCCGTACAGGTGCTGCTGGTCAAAGACGACCACACCTTCGAGCTGGACGAGGCGGCGCTGAGCCGCATCCTGCTGGCGGAGGAGGTCAGAGACCGAGAGGTGGTGGCCATCTCTGTGGCCGGAGCTTTCCGCAAGGGCAAGTCCTTCCTCATGGACTTCATGCTGCGTTACATGTACAACCAC GCATCTGAAGGTTGGCTCGGAGAAGCGGACGAGCCTCTGACGGGCTTCTCCTGGAGGGGGGGCTCAGAGAGGGAGACCACAGGGATCCAGATCTGGAGTGAGGTCTTCCTGGTGGACAAGCCAGATGGAAAAAAG GTCGCTGTATTGCTAATGGACACACAAGGCACGTTTGACAGCCAGTCAACGCTGAGGGATTCAGCCACTGTGTTTGCACTGAGCACAATGATAAGCTCCATGCAG GTTTACAACATCTCACAGAATGTACAAGAGGACGACCTGCAGCACTTACAG CTTTTCACAGAGTACGGCAGACTAGCTATGGAAGAGACTTTCCTCAAACCATTCCAG TCCATGATTTTCCTCGTTCGAGACTGGAGCTTTCCATATGAGTTTCCCTACGGACAGGAGGGAGGCATGAAGTTCCTTGAGAAGAGACTTAAG ATCTCAGAGAACCAGCATGAAGAGTTGCAGAACGTGCGTAAACACATCCACTCCTGCTTCACCAACATCTCCTGTTTCCTGATGCCTCACCCCGGCCTCAAAGTGGCCACCAACCCACACTTTGATGGAAGAATTATAG AGATCGACGGCGAGTTCATCAACAACCTGAAGGTTCTGGTCCCGTGGCTTCTCAGTCCGCGTAACATCGACGTGAAGGAGATCAACGGCAGCGAAATCACCTGCAGAGGCCTGTTGGAGTACTTTAAG GCATACATCAAAATTTACCAAGGTGAGGAGCTGCCACATCCAAAGTCCATGCTGCAG GCCACAGCAGAGGCGAATAATTTGGCAGCAGTAGCAGCCGCAAAGGACCTGTACAACAAGAAAATGGAGACG GTCTGCGGGGGTGACCGGCCCTTCCTGGCCCCCAGCGAGCTGCAGACCCGACACAGCCTCATCAGGGAGGAGGCCCTGCAGGTCTTTCGGGGCGTGAAGAAGATGGGAGGCGAGGAGTTCAGCCGCCGCTACCTGCAGCAGCTGGAGGGAGAAATCGACGAGGTGTTTGTCCAGTACATCAAGCACAATGACTCCAAGAACATTTTCCATGCAGCCCGGACGCCGGCCACCCTGTTTGTAGTCATCTTTGTCATGTACGTGGCTGCGGGCATCACAGGCTTTGTGGGCGTGGACGTCATTGCCAGCTTGTGTAACATGATCCTGGGTCTGGCATTGATCACTCTCTGCACCTGGGCCTACATCCGCTATTCCGGGGAATACCGAGAACTGGGCGCCGTCATCGACCAGGTGGCCGGTGCACTGTGGGACCAG GCTCTCTACAAGCTGTACAATGTAGCGGCCAATCACAGGCACCTGTACCACCACGCCTTCCCCGGCGGGCCTCAGGTGGACAAGGATGCAGAGGAGCAGGACAAGAAGAGGGACTGA
- the sav1 gene encoding protein salvador homolog 1 isoform X2: MLSRKKSKNEASKPAEVHGKYVKKETSPLLRNLMPSFIRHGPTIPRRTEVPLPDMGPSAYPVAPTREPVVSRNKSFLRAPVQRPPHEVARRESHRMSAPPYLPRSQGDLSHEYGGSSQSFLTDVSPMSENGDAARYYYPSEPYYDNQQHQQQHQQRQPRRVPDRFPEDYRYYDHNEHNFQRLPQQHTPPAQSRPPSGIGRIQAKSLGNLSGLGEDLPLPGGWTVDWTIRGRKYYIDHNTNTTHWSHPLEREGLPPGWEKVESAEFGVYYVDHINKRAQYRHPCAPSVPRYDQPPPLPPPVTYQPRPAERNQPVLVPANPYHTAEIPDWLQVYARAPLNVSLLLSLSSATRPMCSRVLLCAVGMTTS, from the exons ATGCTCTCacgaaagaaaagtaaaaacgAAGCGTCGAAACCAGCCGAGGTACACGGGAAATATGTGAAGAAGGAAACGTCGCCGCTCCTGAGAA ATCTTATGCCTTCATTCATCCGTCATGGACCCACTATTCCCAGACGCACAGAGGTCCCTCTGCCAGATATGGGGCCCTCTGCCTACCCTGTGGCACCCACCCGGGAGCCAGTGGTGTCCCGCAACAAGAGCTTTCTCCGTGCCCCTGTTCAGAGGCCTCCTCATGAGGTGGCCCGCAGAGAGAGCCACCGCATGTCAGCACCTCCATACCTGCCTCGCAGCCAGGGAGACCTGTCTCACGAGTACGGAGGCTCCTCACAGTCCTTCCTCACAGACGTGAGCCCCATGTCTGAGAATGGAGATGCTGCCCGATATTACTACCCCTCTGAACCTTATTATGACAACCAGCAGCACCAACAGCAGCATCAGCAACGCCAGCCCAGGAGGGTCCCGGACCGCTTTCCTGAGGACTATAGATACTATGATCACAATGAACACAACTTCCAAAGACTTCCACAACAGCACACTCCTCCAGCTCAAAGCAGACCTCCTTCAG gCATAGGTCGAATACAGGCCAAGTCCCTTGGGAACCTCTCCGGTCTCGGAGAGGACCTCCCACTTCCGGGCGGCTGGACCGTTGACTGGACCATCCGTGGCAGGAAGTACTACATTGACCACAACACGAACACTACACACTGGAGCCACCCTCTGGAGAGGGAAGGGCTCCCTCCGGGCTGGGAAAAGGTGGAGTCGGCTGAGTTTGGGGTCTACTATGTGGATCACATCAACAAGAGGGCACAGTATCGACACCCCTGTGCTCCGAG TGTGCCTCGCTATGATCAGCCTCCACCATTACCGCCTCCTGTGACCTATCAGCCACGCCCTGCAGAGAGGAACCAGCCGGTGCTGGTGCCAGCTAACCCGTACCACACAGCAGAGATCCCAGACTGGCTGCAGGTGTACGCCCGTGCCCCACTCAA TGTTTCCCTGCTCCTCTCTCTATCCTCTGCTACAAGACCAATGTGCAGCAGAGTGCTGCTTTGTGCTGTCG GTATGACCACATCTTAA
- the atl1 gene encoding atlastin-1 isoform X1: protein MDCHKNVYNISQNVQEDDLQHLQLFTEYGRLAMEETFLKPFQSMIFLVRDWSFPYEFPYGQEGGMKFLEKRLKISENQHEELQNVRKHIHSCFTNISCFLMPHPGLKVATNPHFDGRIIEIDGEFINNLKVLVPWLLSPRNIDVKEINGSEITCRGLLEYFKAYIKIYQGEELPHPKSMLQATAEANNLAAVAAAKDLYNKKMETVCGGDRPFLAPSELQTRHSLIREEALQVFRGVKKMGGEEFSRRYLQQLEGEIDEVFVQYIKHNDSKNIFHAARTPATLFVVIFVMYVAAGITGFVGVDVIASLCNMILGLALITLCTWAYIRYSGEYRELGAVIDQVAGALWDQALYKLYNVAANHRHLYHHAFPGGPQVDKDAEEQDKKRD, encoded by the exons atggattgccacaaaaat GTTTACAACATCTCACAGAATGTACAAGAGGACGACCTGCAGCACTTACAG CTTTTCACAGAGTACGGCAGACTAGCTATGGAAGAGACTTTCCTCAAACCATTCCAG TCCATGATTTTCCTCGTTCGAGACTGGAGCTTTCCATATGAGTTTCCCTACGGACAGGAGGGAGGCATGAAGTTCCTTGAGAAGAGACTTAAG ATCTCAGAGAACCAGCATGAAGAGTTGCAGAACGTGCGTAAACACATCCACTCCTGCTTCACCAACATCTCCTGTTTCCTGATGCCTCACCCCGGCCTCAAAGTGGCCACCAACCCACACTTTGATGGAAGAATTATAG AGATCGACGGCGAGTTCATCAACAACCTGAAGGTTCTGGTCCCGTGGCTTCTCAGTCCGCGTAACATCGACGTGAAGGAGATCAACGGCAGCGAAATCACCTGCAGAGGCCTGTTGGAGTACTTTAAG GCATACATCAAAATTTACCAAGGTGAGGAGCTGCCACATCCAAAGTCCATGCTGCAG GCCACAGCAGAGGCGAATAATTTGGCAGCAGTAGCAGCCGCAAAGGACCTGTACAACAAGAAAATGGAGACG GTCTGCGGGGGTGACCGGCCCTTCCTGGCCCCCAGCGAGCTGCAGACCCGACACAGCCTCATCAGGGAGGAGGCCCTGCAGGTCTTTCGGGGCGTGAAGAAGATGGGAGGCGAGGAGTTCAGCCGCCGCTACCTGCAGCAGCTGGAGGGAGAAATCGACGAGGTGTTTGTCCAGTACATCAAGCACAATGACTCCAAGAACATTTTCCATGCAGCCCGGACGCCGGCCACCCTGTTTGTAGTCATCTTTGTCATGTACGTGGCTGCGGGCATCACAGGCTTTGTGGGCGTGGACGTCATTGCCAGCTTGTGTAACATGATCCTGGGTCTGGCATTGATCACTCTCTGCACCTGGGCCTACATCCGCTATTCCGGGGAATACCGAGAACTGGGCGCCGTCATCGACCAGGTGGCCGGTGCACTGTGGGACCAG GCTCTCTACAAGCTGTACAATGTAGCGGCCAATCACAGGCACCTGTACCACCACGCCTTCCCCGGCGGGCCTCAGGTGGACAAGGATGCAGAGGAGCAGGACAAGAAGAGGGACTGA